The following coding sequences are from one Candidatus Paceibacterota bacterium window:
- a CDS encoding PIG-L family deacetylase: MTPYHQLVSDYARLLKQGRTFPLGTFPPAPRVEIPPNAPKALFFAPHPDDECIVGALAVRLMRQARMNLINVAVTFGSNKERQQARLRELQNACKYIGFNLVTTAPNGLEKINPKAREQDPQHWAACVKIIKGIIEQHQPKVVLCPHDRDWNSTHIGTHYLVMDALKQMPASFACHIVETEFWGAMTDPNLMVEISAEDLAVMMAATSFHVGEVGRNPYHLLLPPWMMDNVRRGGEVVGGQGGAAPDYTFAVLYRLRKWSQGQATRFFEGGKQVPLSMNVGDLFA; this comes from the coding sequence ATGACTCCATATCATCAACTCGTATCTGACTACGCGCGCCTGCTCAAACAAGGCCGCACGTTTCCGCTCGGCACCTTCCCGCCCGCTCCGCGGGTCGAGATTCCCCCCAACGCGCCCAAAGCGCTGTTCTTCGCGCCACACCCGGACGACGAATGCATCGTCGGCGCTTTGGCGGTGCGGCTTATGCGCCAGGCGCGGATGAACTTGATCAACGTGGCCGTCACCTTTGGCAGCAACAAAGAGCGCCAGCAAGCACGCTTGCGTGAACTGCAGAACGCCTGCAAATACATCGGTTTCAACCTCGTGACTACTGCGCCAAACGGCCTGGAGAAGATCAATCCCAAGGCCCGCGAGCAGGACCCCCAGCACTGGGCAGCCTGCGTCAAGATCATCAAAGGCATTATCGAGCAGCACCAGCCGAAGGTGGTGTTGTGCCCGCACGACCGCGACTGGAACAGCACGCACATCGGCACTCACTACCTCGTGATGGATGCCCTGAAACAGATGCCCGCAAGCTTCGCCTGCCACATTGTCGAAACGGAATTCTGGGGCGCGATGACCGATCCAAACCTGATGGTCGAGATCAGCGCCGAAGACCTGGCCGTCATGATGGCAGCGACCAGCTTCCACGTGGGCGAGGTGGGTCGCAATCCGTACCATCTGCTGCTGCCTCCCTGGATGATGGACAACGTGCGCCGCGGCGGCGAGGTCGTCGGTGGCCAGGGCGGTGCGGCGCCCGACTACACGTTTGCCGTGCTCTACCGCTTGCGCAAGTGGAGCCAGGGCCAGGCAACACGGTTCTTTGAGGGCGGCAAACAAGTGCCGCTCTCCATGAACGTCGGCGACCTGTTCGCATGA
- a CDS encoding nucleoside deaminase: MNPKFMREAIRLSLRNMRRGQGGPFGAVVVRNGRIIGRGWNQVTSANDPTAHAEVVAIRQACKRLNNFQLEDCDLYTSCEPCPMCLSAIYWARLRSVFYGNTRQDAARINFDDDLIYREVALPIGKRQRKLKQLLRKEALAAFHEWEQKPDKILY; encoded by the coding sequence ATGAATCCGAAGTTTATGCGAGAGGCCATTCGTCTCTCGCTCAGGAACATGCGCCGCGGGCAGGGCGGACCGTTTGGCGCGGTAGTGGTGCGCAATGGGCGAATTATCGGCCGGGGCTGGAATCAGGTTACCTCGGCGAACGACCCGACCGCCCACGCGGAGGTGGTCGCCATTCGTCAGGCGTGCAAGCGCCTGAATAACTTCCAACTCGAAGACTGTGATCTCTACACCAGTTGCGAGCCCTGCCCAATGTGCCTCTCGGCGATCTACTGGGCACGCCTGCGCAGTGTTTTTTACGGCAACACCCGCCAGGATGCCGCTCGGATTAACTTCGACGACGACTTGATCTATCGTGAAGTGGCGCTGCCGATTGGGAAGCGCCAGCGCAAGCTCAAGCAACTCCTGCGCAAAGAAGCCCTCGCCGCCTTCCACGAGTGGGAACAGAAGCCGGACAAGATTTTGTATTGA